Proteins encoded within one genomic window of Oncorhynchus nerka isolate Pitt River linkage group LG9b, Oner_Uvic_2.0, whole genome shotgun sequence:
- the LOC115114724 gene encoding BTB/POZ domain-containing protein 2 isoform X1: MAAGDYSGRPPSLHFSYPGPLGNGQPSNSGYSMPTSNGGPTGATGGVQGPARRPNPQSGPGGGESAGVAAGTQPTVQNSIQQASAQSAAARGASGATAASVPGTHSSLTSAPPAADVLVYREPVYNWQATKSTVKERFAFLFNNEVLSDVHFLVGKGMGVQRIPAHRFVLAVGSAVFDAMFNGGMATTSTEIDLPDVEPAAFLALLKFLYSDEIQIGPETVMTTLYTAKKYAVPALEAHCVEFLKKNLRADNAFMLLTQARLFDEPQLASLCLENIDKNTGDALAAEGFTDIDLDTLVAVLERDTLGVREVRLFVAAVRWAEAEAHRQQLQPTPENKRRVLAKALALIRFPLMTIEEFAAGPAQSSILTDSEVVSLFLHFTVNPKPRVEFIDRPRCCLRGKECSITRFGQVESRWGYSGTSDRIRFSVNRRIFVVGFGLYGSIHGPTDYQVNIQIIHTDSNTVLGQNDTGFSCDGSSNTFRVMFKEPVEILPNVNYTACATLKGPDSHYGTKGMRKVTHESSSTGTKTCFTFCYAAGNNNGTSVEDGQIPEVIFYT; encoded by the exons ATGGCTGCTGGGGACTACAGTGGTAGGCCTCCCTCCTTACATTTCTCCTATCCAGGGCCTTTGGGAAATGGCCAGCCCAGCAACAGTGGTTATTCAATGCCTACGTCTAACGGTGGGCCCACTGGTGCGACCGGAGGGGTTCAGGGGCCTGCAAGGCGCCCCAACCCGCAGTCGGGGCCTGGCGGAGGCGAAAGCGCCGGTGTTGCAGCTGGAACTCAACCGACTGTGCAGAACTCGATTCAGCAAGCGTCAGCTCAAAGCGCTGCGGCAAGGGGGGCCTCCGGAGCAACGGCTGCGAGTGTACCAGGAACCCATTCCTCACTCACGTCAGCACCACCGGCCGCTGATGTTTTGGTTTACCGGGAGCCCGTGTACAACTGGCAGGCGACGAAAAGCACCGTAAAGGAACGGTTTGCTTTCCTGTTCAATAACGAGGTTCTGAGTGACGTTCATTTTCTGGTGGGGAAAGGTATGGGAGTGCAACGAATACCCGCACACAG ATTCGTTCTCGCTGTGGGCAGCGCAGTCTTCGATGCCATGTTCAACGGGGGTATGGCGACCACCTCAACGGAAATCGATTTGCCAGATGTCGAACCTGCAGCCTTTCTGGCATTACTGAA GTTCCTGTACTCTGATGAGATCCAAATAGGGCCTGAGACAGTGATGACCACTCTGTACACGGCTAAGAAGTATGCAGTGCCAGCCTTGGAGGCCCACTGTGTGGAATTCCTCAAGAAGAACCTGCGGGCAGACAATGCCTTCATGCTGCTCACTCAG GCTCGACTTTTCGATGAGCCCCAGCTTGCCAGCTTGTGTCTAGAGAACATCGACAAGAATACCGGAGATGCGCTAGCAGCTGAGGGTTTCACTGACATAGATCTGG ATACTTTAGTGGCCGTGCTGGAGCGGGACACTCTGGGGGTGAGGGAGGTGCGTTTATTTGTTGCGGCGGTACGCTGGGCAGAGGCAGAGGCCCACCGGCAGCAGCTACAGCCCACCCCAGAGAACAAACGCAGGGTCCTGGCCAAGGCCCTCGCCCTCATCCGCTTCCCACTCATGACTATCGAGGAGTTTGCCGcag GACCGGCCCAGTCCAGTATcctgacagacagtgaggtggtGAGTCTGTTCCTTCACTTCACGGTGAACCCAAAGCCCCGCGTAGAGTTCATCGACCGGCCTCGCTGCTGCCTACGGGGGAAGGAGTGCAGCATCACACGCTTCGGACAGGTGGAGAGCCGTTGGGGCTACAGTGGGACCAGTGACCGTATACG gtTTTCAGTGAACAGGAGGATCTTCGTGGTGGGCTTTGGCCTCTATGGCTCCATACACGGCCCCACAGACTACCAAGTCAACATCCAG aTCATTCACACAGATAGTAACACAGTGCTGGGTCAGAACGACACAGGCTTCAGCTGTGATGGCTCATCCAACACCTTCAGAGTCATGTTCAAGGAGCCGGTGGAGATCCTGCCCAACGTCAACTACACAGCCTGCGCCACACTCAAG GGTCCTGACTCTCACTATGGGACCAAGGGAATGCGTAAGGTGACTCACGAGTCGTCCTCCACTGGCACCAAGACATGCTTCACCTTCTGCTACGCTGCGGGCAACAACAACGGCACCTCAGTAGAAGACGGACAGATCCCCGAAGTCATCTTCTACACCTAG
- the LOC115114724 gene encoding BTB/POZ domain-containing protein 2 isoform X2, with the protein MAAGDYSGRPPSLHFSYPGPLGNGQPSNSGYSMPTSNGGPTGATGGVQGPARRPNPQSGPGGGESAGVAAGTQPTVQNSIQQASAQSAAARGASGATAASVPGTHSSLTSAPPAADVLVYREPVYNWQATKSTVKERFAFLFNNEVLSDVHFLVGKGMGVQRIPAHRFLYSDEIQIGPETVMTTLYTAKKYAVPALEAHCVEFLKKNLRADNAFMLLTQARLFDEPQLASLCLENIDKNTGDALAAEGFTDIDLDTLVAVLERDTLGVREVRLFVAAVRWAEAEAHRQQLQPTPENKRRVLAKALALIRFPLMTIEEFAAGPAQSSILTDSEVVSLFLHFTVNPKPRVEFIDRPRCCLRGKECSITRFGQVESRWGYSGTSDRIRFSVNRRIFVVGFGLYGSIHGPTDYQVNIQIIHTDSNTVLGQNDTGFSCDGSSNTFRVMFKEPVEILPNVNYTACATLKGPDSHYGTKGMRKVTHESSSTGTKTCFTFCYAAGNNNGTSVEDGQIPEVIFYT; encoded by the exons ATGGCTGCTGGGGACTACAGTGGTAGGCCTCCCTCCTTACATTTCTCCTATCCAGGGCCTTTGGGAAATGGCCAGCCCAGCAACAGTGGTTATTCAATGCCTACGTCTAACGGTGGGCCCACTGGTGCGACCGGAGGGGTTCAGGGGCCTGCAAGGCGCCCCAACCCGCAGTCGGGGCCTGGCGGAGGCGAAAGCGCCGGTGTTGCAGCTGGAACTCAACCGACTGTGCAGAACTCGATTCAGCAAGCGTCAGCTCAAAGCGCTGCGGCAAGGGGGGCCTCCGGAGCAACGGCTGCGAGTGTACCAGGAACCCATTCCTCACTCACGTCAGCACCACCGGCCGCTGATGTTTTGGTTTACCGGGAGCCCGTGTACAACTGGCAGGCGACGAAAAGCACCGTAAAGGAACGGTTTGCTTTCCTGTTCAATAACGAGGTTCTGAGTGACGTTCATTTTCTGGTGGGGAAAGGTATGGGAGTGCAACGAATACCCGCACACAG GTTCCTGTACTCTGATGAGATCCAAATAGGGCCTGAGACAGTGATGACCACTCTGTACACGGCTAAGAAGTATGCAGTGCCAGCCTTGGAGGCCCACTGTGTGGAATTCCTCAAGAAGAACCTGCGGGCAGACAATGCCTTCATGCTGCTCACTCAG GCTCGACTTTTCGATGAGCCCCAGCTTGCCAGCTTGTGTCTAGAGAACATCGACAAGAATACCGGAGATGCGCTAGCAGCTGAGGGTTTCACTGACATAGATCTGG ATACTTTAGTGGCCGTGCTGGAGCGGGACACTCTGGGGGTGAGGGAGGTGCGTTTATTTGTTGCGGCGGTACGCTGGGCAGAGGCAGAGGCCCACCGGCAGCAGCTACAGCCCACCCCAGAGAACAAACGCAGGGTCCTGGCCAAGGCCCTCGCCCTCATCCGCTTCCCACTCATGACTATCGAGGAGTTTGCCGcag GACCGGCCCAGTCCAGTATcctgacagacagtgaggtggtGAGTCTGTTCCTTCACTTCACGGTGAACCCAAAGCCCCGCGTAGAGTTCATCGACCGGCCTCGCTGCTGCCTACGGGGGAAGGAGTGCAGCATCACACGCTTCGGACAGGTGGAGAGCCGTTGGGGCTACAGTGGGACCAGTGACCGTATACG gtTTTCAGTGAACAGGAGGATCTTCGTGGTGGGCTTTGGCCTCTATGGCTCCATACACGGCCCCACAGACTACCAAGTCAACATCCAG aTCATTCACACAGATAGTAACACAGTGCTGGGTCAGAACGACACAGGCTTCAGCTGTGATGGCTCATCCAACACCTTCAGAGTCATGTTCAAGGAGCCGGTGGAGATCCTGCCCAACGTCAACTACACAGCCTGCGCCACACTCAAG GGTCCTGACTCTCACTATGGGACCAAGGGAATGCGTAAGGTGACTCACGAGTCGTCCTCCACTGGCACCAAGACATGCTTCACCTTCTGCTACGCTGCGGGCAACAACAACGGCACCTCAGTAGAAGACGGACAGATCCCCGAAGTCATCTTCTACACCTAG
- the LOC115114724 gene encoding BTB/POZ domain-containing protein 2 isoform X3: protein MAAGDYSGRPPSLHFSYPGPLGNGQPSNSGYSMPTSNGGPTGATGGVQGPARRPNPQSGPGGGESAGVAAGTQPTVQNSIQQASAQSAAARGASGATAASVPGTHSSLTSAPPAADVLVYREPVYNWQATKSTVKERFAFLFNNEVLSDVHFLVGKGMGVQRIPAHRFVLAVGSAVFDAMFNGGMATTSTEIDLPDVEPAAFLALLKFLYSDEIQIGPETVMTTLYTAKKYAVPALEAHCVEFLKKNLRADNAFMLLTQARLFDEPQLASLCLENIDKNTGDALAAEGFTDIDLDTLVAVLERDTLGVREVRLFVAAVRWAEAEAHRQQLQPTPENKRRVLAKALALIRFPLMTIEEFAAGPAQSSILTDSEVVSLFLHFTVNPKPRVEFIDRPRCCLRGKECSITRFGQVESRWGYSGTSDRIRFSVNRRIFVVGFGLYGSIHGPTDYQVNIQALPTLTNQISQSIIFDLYRQNTLEQRLPSLSDHSHR from the exons ATGGCTGCTGGGGACTACAGTGGTAGGCCTCCCTCCTTACATTTCTCCTATCCAGGGCCTTTGGGAAATGGCCAGCCCAGCAACAGTGGTTATTCAATGCCTACGTCTAACGGTGGGCCCACTGGTGCGACCGGAGGGGTTCAGGGGCCTGCAAGGCGCCCCAACCCGCAGTCGGGGCCTGGCGGAGGCGAAAGCGCCGGTGTTGCAGCTGGAACTCAACCGACTGTGCAGAACTCGATTCAGCAAGCGTCAGCTCAAAGCGCTGCGGCAAGGGGGGCCTCCGGAGCAACGGCTGCGAGTGTACCAGGAACCCATTCCTCACTCACGTCAGCACCACCGGCCGCTGATGTTTTGGTTTACCGGGAGCCCGTGTACAACTGGCAGGCGACGAAAAGCACCGTAAAGGAACGGTTTGCTTTCCTGTTCAATAACGAGGTTCTGAGTGACGTTCATTTTCTGGTGGGGAAAGGTATGGGAGTGCAACGAATACCCGCACACAG ATTCGTTCTCGCTGTGGGCAGCGCAGTCTTCGATGCCATGTTCAACGGGGGTATGGCGACCACCTCAACGGAAATCGATTTGCCAGATGTCGAACCTGCAGCCTTTCTGGCATTACTGAA GTTCCTGTACTCTGATGAGATCCAAATAGGGCCTGAGACAGTGATGACCACTCTGTACACGGCTAAGAAGTATGCAGTGCCAGCCTTGGAGGCCCACTGTGTGGAATTCCTCAAGAAGAACCTGCGGGCAGACAATGCCTTCATGCTGCTCACTCAG GCTCGACTTTTCGATGAGCCCCAGCTTGCCAGCTTGTGTCTAGAGAACATCGACAAGAATACCGGAGATGCGCTAGCAGCTGAGGGTTTCACTGACATAGATCTGG ATACTTTAGTGGCCGTGCTGGAGCGGGACACTCTGGGGGTGAGGGAGGTGCGTTTATTTGTTGCGGCGGTACGCTGGGCAGAGGCAGAGGCCCACCGGCAGCAGCTACAGCCCACCCCAGAGAACAAACGCAGGGTCCTGGCCAAGGCCCTCGCCCTCATCCGCTTCCCACTCATGACTATCGAGGAGTTTGCCGcag GACCGGCCCAGTCCAGTATcctgacagacagtgaggtggtGAGTCTGTTCCTTCACTTCACGGTGAACCCAAAGCCCCGCGTAGAGTTCATCGACCGGCCTCGCTGCTGCCTACGGGGGAAGGAGTGCAGCATCACACGCTTCGGACAGGTGGAGAGCCGTTGGGGCTACAGTGGGACCAGTGACCGTATACG gtTTTCAGTGAACAGGAGGATCTTCGTGGTGGGCTTTGGCCTCTATGGCTCCATACACGGCCCCACAGACTACCAAGTCAACATCCAGGCACTGCCCACCTTAACTAAccaaatcagtcaatcaatcatatTTGATTTATATAGACAGAATACATTGGAACAAAGACTCCCTTCCCTCTCTG aTCATTCACACAGATAG